One stretch of Streptomyces hygroscopicus DNA includes these proteins:
- a CDS encoding membrane protein, producing the protein MDGEPVTVTAAYRVDPGRESEFYAWAIEMLNAAASLPGYLGGGVMGSGSASSEWHVLYRFEAEGPARAWDSSLERARLASRTGPFVQEKGTQRTSGLENWFKGPVRPLPPPPKWKLWLVNLSAVFPPVLIFNVLVIPFIKDTNFLLRTLALCLGVTAMVTWLVMPRLQRILKKWLYPPLQSIRGRHRRMAADGPRARR; encoded by the coding sequence GTGGACGGTGAGCCGGTCACGGTGACTGCCGCATACCGGGTGGACCCCGGCCGCGAAAGCGAGTTCTATGCCTGGGCGATCGAGATGCTCAATGCCGCGGCAAGCCTTCCGGGATATCTCGGAGGCGGGGTCATGGGATCCGGTTCGGCCTCCTCCGAGTGGCATGTCCTCTACCGGTTCGAGGCGGAAGGCCCGGCACGGGCATGGGATTCCTCGCTGGAACGTGCGCGATTGGCATCCCGGACCGGGCCCTTCGTCCAGGAAAAGGGAACACAGCGCACCTCGGGGCTGGAGAACTGGTTCAAGGGGCCGGTACGGCCGCTGCCGCCACCGCCCAAATGGAAGCTGTGGCTGGTGAATCTGAGTGCGGTGTTCCCTCCGGTCCTCATCTTCAATGTGCTGGTGATCCCGTTCATCAAGGACACCAATTTCCTGCTGCGGACCCTGGCTCTGTGTCTTGGTGTGACCGCGATGGTGACCTGGCTGGTCATGCCACGGCTGCAGCGGATTCTGAAGAAGTGGCTCTACCCGCCGCTTCAGTCGATACGAGGACGTCACAGGCGGATGGCGGCCGACGGCCCGCGCGCTCGCCGGTAG
- a CDS encoding AMP-binding protein translates to MLQRLLPERGFYLGLMFQEAAARHGRVRVTLDRPLDVAPDAGTDLGYTDLADLVDDLAARLWSAGVRPSEHVAILKGDNVDIVLLACAVSRIGAVPALLSPSLDGQVAAVLLDRLHAPWLITDRATLESTLSTVDTTLARGVLTVDEAPGNTTALAALAGVPRRPAIRLHPGEPSLITHSSGTTGIPKLAVHCPHTMWNRLVPQQALGRATRREPAALHMSFAHSRFYHLLGVLLHFGSPLLLLVDPDPAHAGPLLAAHRPGIVETHPNTYVLWEDLADAPDGPLSNVRAYGSTFDAIHPRTVRRLLAASRRRDPRLMQLYGQSETGPIAFCWYTRRGADRVRARRVGTGIPGFTRIRVVDERGRTCPPGATGAIEARTRGRILTYLGAPESYARQVDRGWWRMGDMGYRDRWGALYLLDREVDQISTVDSNLEVEDELLSRIADLREVVIVHGPEREPVPVVCTRGDQPLDPARWREATGDLPALADPVQCRFEDLPRTGTWKIKRLEIARLLATGELPTLSTAPVGG, encoded by the coding sequence ATGTTGCAGCGGCTGCTCCCCGAGCGCGGGTTCTATCTGGGGCTGATGTTCCAGGAGGCCGCGGCCCGCCACGGCAGGGTCAGGGTGACCCTGGACCGGCCACTGGACGTCGCCCCCGACGCCGGAACCGACCTCGGGTACACCGATCTGGCCGATCTGGTCGACGACCTGGCCGCCCGGCTGTGGTCGGCGGGGGTCCGCCCGAGCGAGCATGTGGCGATCCTCAAGGGCGACAACGTCGACATCGTGCTGCTGGCCTGTGCCGTCTCCCGGATCGGCGCGGTCCCGGCGCTGCTGTCGCCCTCGCTGGACGGACAGGTGGCCGCGGTGCTGCTGGACCGGCTGCACGCCCCCTGGCTGATCACCGACCGGGCGACGCTGGAGTCCACGCTGAGCACGGTGGACACCACTCTGGCCCGGGGCGTGCTGACGGTGGACGAGGCGCCCGGGAACACCACCGCGCTGGCCGCGCTCGCCGGAGTGCCGCGCCGCCCGGCCATCCGGCTCCATCCCGGTGAGCCCTCGCTGATCACCCACAGCTCGGGGACCACCGGCATACCGAAGCTGGCCGTGCACTGCCCGCACACCATGTGGAACCGGCTGGTGCCCCAGCAGGCGCTGGGCCGGGCCACCCGCCGTGAACCGGCCGCGCTCCACATGTCGTTCGCGCACTCCCGCTTCTACCATCTGCTGGGTGTGCTGCTGCACTTCGGCAGCCCGCTGCTGCTGCTCGTCGATCCCGACCCGGCCCACGCCGGCCCGCTGCTGGCGGCACACCGCCCCGGCATCGTCGAAACGCATCCCAACACCTATGTGCTGTGGGAGGACCTGGCCGACGCGCCGGACGGGCCGCTGTCCAACGTCCGGGCGTACGGCTCCACCTTCGACGCCATCCACCCCCGTACGGTACGGCGGCTGCTCGCCGCCTCCCGGCGCCGCGACCCCCGGCTGATGCAGTTGTACGGGCAGAGCGAGACCGGGCCCATCGCCTTCTGCTGGTACACCCGGCGGGGCGCGGACCGGGTGCGGGCGCGGCGGGTGGGCACCGGCATCCCCGGCTTCACCCGGATCCGGGTGGTGGACGAGCGGGGCCGCACCTGCCCGCCGGGGGCGACGGGGGCCATCGAGGCCCGCACCCGCGGCCGGATCCTCACCTACCTCGGCGCGCCGGAGAGTTACGCCCGGCAGGTGGACCGGGGCTGGTGGCGGATGGGCGACATGGGCTACCGCGACCGGTGGGGCGCGCTGTATCTGCTGGACCGTGAGGTGGACCAGATCTCCACCGTGGACAGCAATCTGGAGGTGGAGGACGAGCTGCTGTCGCGGATCGCCGACCTCCGGGAGGTGGTCATCGTCCACGGTCCGGAGCGGGAGCCGGTGCCGGTGGTGTGCACCCGGGGTGACCAGCCGCTGGACCCCGCCCGCTGGCGGGAGGCGACCGGGGATCTTCCGGCGCTGGCCGATCCGGTGCAGTGCCGCTTCGAGGATCTGCCGCGCACCGGCACCTGGAAGATCAAGCGGCTGGAGATCGCCCGGCTGCTCGCCACGGGTGAGCTGCCCACCCTGTCCACCGCCCCGGTCGGTGGCTGA
- a CDS encoding ornithine-oxoacid aminotransferase: MTATIPTASGSTAAAADGARAARSSRELIRAEESSLAHNYHPLPVVVARAEGTWVWDVEGRRYLDMLAGYSALNFGHRHPALIEAAHRQLDQLTLTSRAFHNDRLAGFAEGVAELTGLSMVLPMNTGAEAVESGIKVARKWAYEVKGVAPDQATIVVAADNFHGRTTTIVGFSSDPVARDGFGPFAPGFRVVPYNDLAALEAAVDETTAAVLIEPIQGEAGVVIPDDGYLRGVRELTRRTGTLFIADEIQSGLGRTGTTLAVEHESVLPDVLLLGKALGGGIVPVSAVVADRAVLGVLGPGEHGSTFGGNPLAAAVGSAVVDLLRTGEFQRRATELGEVLKAGLATLTGKGVVGYRCRGLWAGVDVDPALGTGREVSERLMAEGILVKDTHGSTIRLAPPLTITREELEGALAALEKVLG, translated from the coding sequence ATCCGCTGCCCGTGGTCGTCGCCCGCGCCGAGGGCACCTGGGTCTGGGACGTCGAGGGACGCCGCTATCTGGACATGCTGGCCGGCTACTCGGCGCTCAACTTCGGCCACCGCCATCCGGCGCTCATCGAGGCGGCCCACCGCCAGCTCGACCAGCTCACGCTGACCTCGCGGGCCTTCCACAACGACCGGCTGGCCGGGTTCGCCGAGGGGGTGGCCGAGCTCACCGGGCTCTCCATGGTGCTGCCGATGAACACCGGCGCGGAGGCGGTGGAGAGCGGCATCAAGGTCGCCCGCAAGTGGGCGTACGAGGTCAAGGGCGTCGCCCCGGACCAGGCGACCATCGTGGTGGCGGCCGACAACTTCCACGGCCGTACGACGACGATCGTCGGCTTCTCCAGCGACCCCGTCGCCCGCGACGGCTTCGGCCCGTTCGCCCCGGGCTTCCGGGTCGTGCCGTACAACGACCTCGCGGCGCTGGAGGCCGCCGTCGACGAGACCACGGCGGCGGTCCTCATCGAGCCCATCCAGGGCGAGGCGGGCGTCGTCATCCCCGACGACGGCTATCTGCGGGGGGTGCGCGAGCTGACCCGGCGCACCGGGACGCTGTTCATCGCCGATGAGATCCAGTCCGGCCTGGGCCGCACCGGCACCACCCTGGCCGTCGAGCACGAGTCGGTGCTGCCGGATGTGCTGCTGCTCGGCAAGGCGCTGGGCGGCGGCATCGTGCCGGTGTCGGCGGTCGTGGCCGACCGTGCGGTGCTCGGAGTGCTGGGCCCCGGCGAGCACGGCTCCACCTTCGGCGGCAATCCGCTGGCCGCGGCGGTCGGCTCGGCCGTGGTCGACCTGCTGCGCACCGGCGAATTCCAGCGCCGCGCGACGGAGTTGGGCGAGGTGCTCAAGGCCGGGCTGGCCACGCTGACCGGCAAGGGCGTCGTGGGCTACCGCTGCCGCGGGCTGTGGGCGGGTGTCGATGTGGACCCCGCCCTCGGCACCGGGCGCGAGGTGAGCGAGCGGCTGATGGCCGAGGGGATCCTGGTCAAGGACACCCATGGGTCGACGATCCGGCTGGCACCGCCGCTGACCATCACCCGTGAGGAGCTGGAGGGGGCGCTGGCGGCGCTGGAGAAGGTGCTCGGCTGA
- a CDS encoding anthranilate synthase, which yields MESLRTLLVDHHDSYTYNLFHLLTEVNGEEPEVLLHDAPECADIDLTAFDNIVLSPGPGHPADPRDFGATARLIERSTIPVLGVCLGHQGIALGAQARVVPAPEPKHGHLSRIKHGGRGLFRGLPQDFTAVRYHSLCVAEPLPLGLQGIAWSEDSVLMGVRHRARPLWGVQFHPESVLTGYGHRMLSNFRDLTVEHANGESVTSTVAPASAEEPRRARTAAEPAPGSSAAPGSPQAPEADPRAEPARLDPDPGAPAQTPPEGPAYRLHARWLADATDTEAAFTRLYAKAPHAFWLDSSRAESGEARFSFLGDGTGPLAEFVRYDTDTGVCEVERAGRPAARIEGSVFDYLKRELARRRVTAPGLPFDFTGGYVGYFGYELKADCGSPGRHRSATPDACWLFADRFVAVDHQEGVTYICCLTEDTPDGHREAKDWLDTTVTVLSGVPTLTGPAPQPPALATTAAVEPWLVRDRERYLASIEACLRELRAGVSYEICLTNAAWLPAPSDSYAFYRALRRFNPAPYAAYLRFGGTDVACASPERFLRITPDGTAEAKPIKGTAPRGQDPEQDARALAALASSPKARAENLMIVDLLRNDLGRVCAPGSVYVPRLMNTETYATVHQLVSTVRGRLRQETTAVDCVRACFPGGSMTGAPKLRTLEIIDSLETEARGVYSGALGYLSCNGAADLNIVIRTAVFTGGRTHIGAGGAIVLDSDPAEEYEEMLLKTAATMRAYEAVEPVPAGEPAGEMDDLLMAAAAAPPAPAAKEPGR from the coding sequence ATGGAATCGCTGAGGACACTCCTCGTCGATCATCACGACTCGTACACGTACAACCTCTTTCATCTGCTGACCGAGGTCAACGGCGAGGAACCGGAGGTGCTTCTCCATGACGCGCCGGAATGCGCGGACATCGATCTGACCGCGTTCGACAACATCGTGCTCTCCCCCGGCCCCGGGCATCCGGCCGATCCACGGGACTTCGGCGCCACCGCCCGGCTGATCGAGCGGTCGACCATTCCGGTGCTGGGAGTGTGCCTGGGGCACCAGGGAATCGCGCTCGGCGCCCAGGCGCGGGTGGTGCCCGCGCCCGAACCGAAGCACGGGCATCTGTCCCGGATCAAACACGGCGGGCGCGGGCTGTTCCGCGGGCTGCCGCAGGACTTCACGGCCGTTCGCTATCACTCGCTGTGCGTGGCCGAGCCGCTGCCGCTGGGGCTGCAGGGCATCGCCTGGTCCGAGGACAGTGTGCTGATGGGGGTGCGGCACCGGGCCCGTCCGCTGTGGGGCGTCCAGTTCCACCCGGAGTCGGTGCTGACCGGATACGGCCACCGCATGCTCAGCAACTTCCGCGATCTGACCGTCGAACACGCCAACGGGGAGTCGGTGACCTCGACCGTCGCCCCCGCCTCCGCCGAGGAGCCGCGCCGCGCCCGTACGGCGGCCGAACCGGCCCCGGGGTCTTCCGCCGCGCCGGGCTCCCCTCAGGCCCCGGAAGCGGACCCCCGAGCGGAGCCGGCGCGGCTCGACCCCGACCCGGGCGCCCCGGCGCAGACGCCCCCGGAAGGCCCCGCCTACCGGCTGCACGCCCGGTGGCTGGCCGATGCCACCGACACCGAGGCGGCCTTCACCCGGCTGTACGCGAAGGCGCCGCACGCGTTCTGGCTCGACAGCTCGCGCGCCGAGTCCGGCGAGGCGCGCTTCTCCTTCCTCGGGGACGGCACGGGCCCGCTCGCCGAGTTCGTCCGCTACGACACCGACACGGGCGTCTGCGAGGTCGAGCGGGCGGGACGGCCCGCCGCCCGGATCGAGGGCAGCGTCTTCGACTACCTCAAACGGGAGCTGGCCCGCCGCCGGGTGACCGCCCCCGGTCTCCCCTTCGACTTCACCGGCGGCTATGTGGGCTACTTCGGCTACGAGCTCAAGGCCGACTGCGGCTCCCCCGGCCGCCACCGGTCCGCCACTCCGGACGCCTGCTGGCTCTTCGCCGACCGGTTCGTCGCGGTCGACCACCAGGAGGGCGTCACCTACATCTGCTGCCTCACCGAGGACACCCCCGACGGCCACCGGGAGGCGAAGGACTGGCTGGACACCACCGTGACCGTGCTCAGCGGGGTGCCGACGCTCACCGGCCCCGCCCCGCAGCCGCCCGCCCTCGCCACCACGGCCGCCGTGGAGCCCTGGCTGGTGCGGGACCGGGAGCGGTATCTGGCCTCGATCGAGGCGTGTCTGCGGGAGCTGCGCGCCGGGGTGAGCTATGAGATCTGCCTGACCAACGCCGCCTGGCTGCCCGCCCCCAGCGACAGTTACGCCTTCTACCGGGCCCTGCGGCGGTTCAATCCGGCCCCGTACGCCGCCTATCTGCGGTTCGGCGGCACCGATGTGGCCTGCGCCTCCCCCGAGCGCTTTCTGCGCATCACCCCCGACGGCACCGCCGAGGCCAAGCCGATCAAGGGCACCGCCCCGCGCGGTCAGGACCCGGAGCAGGACGCGCGGGCGCTCGCCGCCCTCGCCTCCAGCCCCAAGGCCCGCGCCGAGAACCTGATGATCGTGGACCTGCTCCGCAACGATCTGGGGCGGGTGTGCGCACCGGGCAGCGTGTATGTGCCACGCCTGATGAACACCGAGACCTACGCCACCGTCCACCAACTGGTCTCCACCGTGCGTGGCCGGCTGCGCCAGGAGACGACCGCCGTCGACTGCGTCCGGGCCTGCTTCCCGGGCGGCTCCATGACCGGCGCCCCCAAGCTGCGCACGCTGGAGATCATCGACTCGCTGGAGACCGAGGCCCGCGGTGTCTACTCCGGGGCGCTCGGCTACCTCAGCTGCAACGGCGCGGCCGACCTCAACATCGTCATCCGCACGGCCGTGTTCACCGGCGGCCGGACGCACATCGGCGCGGGCGGCGCCATCGTGCTCGATTCCGATCCGGCCGAGGAGTACGAGGAAATGCTGCTGAAGACCGCTGCCACCATGCGTGCCTACGAGGCCGTGGAGCCCGTCCCCGCCGGGGAGCCCGCCGGGGAGATGGACGACCTGCTCATGGCCGCCGCCGCGGCGCCACCGGCCCCCGCGGCGAAGGAGCCCGGCCGGTGA